A window of Gemmatimonadota bacterium contains these coding sequences:
- a CDS encoding amino acid permease, with the protein MTTTYARRLGPFSGTLLVVAGIIGSGIFLNPAVVAQRVGSGPLTMLAWGLGAVIAILGAFIFAELGARAPAAGGGYAYLRDAFGPLPAFLYGWALITAIASGAIAAVAVTFANYAVPLLGLPAGSERVLAIGTITFFAVVNMLGITPGAVATNVMTLLKLAAIAVLVIAGTGLLGASGVATVPVDSPALVPPVGAAGFVFAMGTALVPVLFAYGGWQQANFVAEEMRDPRRDLPRALILGVLIVAAAYLLVNWAYLSALGAQGLAASKAPAADAMGLRFGDGGRALIAAGIAVSTAGFIHVVILANSRVYQAMARDGVFFRALATLHPRTQAPVNAILLQTVVAIALLLSGSYGELLDWVTFADWIFFGLCAATLLVYRRRAPGGDHFLAPLHPWSTALFLLAAGYVVLGAIVSNPMNALRGTLVLVAGVPAFLWWRRSTARA; encoded by the coding sequence TTGACCACCACCTACGCCCGTCGGCTCGGGCCGTTCTCCGGCACCCTCCTCGTCGTCGCGGGCATCATCGGGTCGGGGATCTTCCTCAACCCCGCCGTCGTCGCGCAGCGCGTCGGCTCCGGCCCGCTCACCATGCTCGCCTGGGGACTCGGCGCCGTCATCGCCATCCTCGGAGCCTTCATCTTCGCCGAGCTCGGCGCGCGCGCGCCCGCGGCCGGCGGCGGCTATGCGTACCTGCGCGATGCATTCGGCCCGCTCCCCGCCTTCCTCTACGGCTGGGCGCTCATCACCGCCATCGCGAGCGGCGCCATCGCCGCCGTCGCCGTCACCTTCGCCAACTATGCGGTCCCGCTGCTCGGTCTCCCGGCCGGGAGCGAACGCGTGCTCGCCATCGGCACCATCACCTTCTTCGCCGTCGTGAACATGCTCGGCATCACGCCCGGGGCCGTCGCGACGAACGTGATGACGCTGCTCAAGCTCGCCGCCATCGCGGTGCTCGTGATCGCCGGCACCGGCCTGCTCGGCGCGAGCGGCGTGGCGACCGTCCCTGTGGATTCGCCGGCGCTCGTGCCGCCGGTGGGCGCCGCGGGCTTCGTCTTCGCGATGGGGACCGCGCTCGTGCCCGTGCTCTTCGCCTATGGCGGCTGGCAGCAGGCGAACTTCGTCGCCGAGGAGATGCGCGACCCGCGGCGCGACCTGCCGCGCGCCCTCATCCTCGGGGTGCTCATCGTCGCCGCCGCCTACCTGCTCGTGAACTGGGCCTACCTGAGCGCGCTCGGCGCGCAGGGCCTCGCCGCGAGCAAGGCGCCGGCCGCGGACGCGATGGGCCTTCGCTTCGGCGACGGCGGCCGCGCGCTGATCGCCGCCGGCATCGCCGTCTCCACCGCGGGCTTCATCCACGTGGTGATCCTCGCCAACTCGCGCGTCTACCAGGCGATGGCACGCGACGGCGTCTTCTTCCGCGCGCTCGCGACGCTCCATCCCCGCACGCAGGCGCCGGTGAACGCGATCCTGCTCCAGACCGTCGTCGCCATCGCGCTGCTGCTCAGCGGCAGCTACGGCGAGCTGCTCGACTGGGTCACCTTCGCCGACTGGATCTTCTTCGGCCTCTGCGCCGCGACGCTGCTCGTCTACCGGCGCCGTGCGCCCGGCGGCGACCACTTCCTCGCGCCGCTGCATCCGTGGAGCACCGCCCTCTTCCTGCTGGCCGCGGGCTACGTGGTGCTCGGGGCGATCGTCTCGAATCCGATGAACGCCCTGCGGGGCACGCTCGTCCTCGTCGCCGGGGTGCCCGCGTTCCTCTGGTGGCGCCGGTCGACGGCCCGCGCCTGA
- a CDS encoding DUF4175 family protein, which yields MTAAAQLHDLLAALRRQRRRRLLLEAAAIVVVALVAAVLVGLLVTTTLGRTGSGVLAARLVGYGIVLAATVRWLVLPLVRRASDAEFAMYVEQHAPQLKQALISAVQELEQPIDQQASPALTARVVQQAARAIAPLASERAIERPRVARAQKWLAGGLVAAALLLAFGPASVRDSARILFAPWSVAIAATPPAPVVNVEPGDAEVPRGGALDIRAALAHFTADGAELVFRADSAAEWTRIPMGRDSLEARFAGRLFDLVDDTEYYVEAMGIRSETFRLRITDLPAVTKLAVELRFPAFTNLPPERDEDGGDIAAVAGTVAIIEPTISLPVRAGTLVFDDGRSVPMTLDAAGKLSGRFTLQRSGFYRVDLESADGRKVSGGVQYAVEVLEDRAPEVSITTPGRDTKVTALEEVTIEAKASDDHGVTRLELRYRVNGGEERMVVLATPGAGTEETQAAHTLLLEELGLEPGDLVAYNAVARDATGHETLSDVYFLQVRPFSRNYTEAESNGGGGGGGGGGGEESPGDLVQRQRDIVAGTYNWVRDSARSPEARRNEDAATLAIAQGKLREDVATLAQRLQERGVVQQDTMFKVIRDALVAGVAAMKSAEEELGTRDGRGALPSEEKALRELQRADAQYRDMQVQRGQQQGGGGGGGGGQNAEDLADIFELENDRAQNQYEAVQQQATQGAAQQVDETLERIRQLAARQQQENERLQRQAEAMRDRMGRQAGGGGGGAQRELARQAEEEARRLERLAREQQSPEMQQAAQQMQRAADAMRRAATGSESQGNAALEELSRAAREIEDSRNENIARDVQRLAEQARELQERQKEVAEGVRRLQSATGAERANQMRQLGEQKDALSNDVQRLEAEAERVAREGRRDQPGASRELREAAEALRDQRVRDKIQFSKSVMRQGSPEYANAFEEQIGANIGEAADNLREAAGALSGESAERRQERTLESARELVRGVEAIGERLRDAEGTASPQRAQRAQRAQSTAEAGQQGEGQQGQGQQGQGQQGQGQQGQQGQQGQQGQGQGQEGQGQQGQGGQGQRGQQDGRGQGGQAADGRDGGNPRTGARAGRAPAIDPRQLAREFGLRRGDAEQLRALAREQGVATGELDRAIDELRRLEAARVAGDPAAVAALQAAALERLKSFEFSLFQQLVEKGGPRSSLGARAPVPSEYRAQVEEYYRSLARPQSPPPATPRP from the coding sequence ATGACCGCAGCCGCACAGCTCCACGACCTCCTCGCCGCCCTCCGCCGCCAGCGGCGCCGGCGACTCCTGCTCGAAGCGGCCGCGATCGTCGTCGTCGCGCTCGTCGCGGCGGTGCTCGTCGGCCTGCTCGTCACGACCACCCTCGGGCGCACCGGGAGCGGCGTCCTCGCCGCGCGGCTCGTCGGCTACGGCATCGTCCTCGCCGCCACCGTCCGCTGGCTCGTGCTCCCGCTGGTGCGTCGCGCGAGCGATGCCGAGTTCGCGATGTACGTCGAGCAGCACGCCCCGCAGCTCAAGCAGGCGCTGATCTCCGCAGTGCAGGAACTCGAGCAGCCGATCGACCAGCAGGCCTCGCCGGCGCTCACCGCGCGCGTGGTGCAGCAGGCGGCGCGCGCCATCGCGCCGCTCGCGAGCGAACGCGCGATCGAGCGCCCGCGCGTCGCGCGCGCGCAGAAGTGGCTTGCCGGCGGGCTCGTCGCCGCGGCGCTCCTCCTCGCCTTCGGCCCCGCGTCCGTGCGCGATTCGGCGCGGATCCTCTTCGCGCCCTGGTCCGTCGCCATCGCCGCCACGCCGCCGGCGCCGGTGGTGAACGTCGAACCCGGCGACGCCGAGGTGCCGCGCGGCGGCGCGCTCGACATCCGCGCGGCGCTCGCGCACTTCACCGCCGACGGCGCCGAGCTCGTCTTCCGCGCCGACAGCGCCGCCGAGTGGACCCGCATCCCGATGGGTCGCGATTCCCTCGAGGCGCGATTCGCCGGCCGGCTGTTCGATCTCGTCGACGATACCGAGTACTACGTCGAGGCGATGGGCATCCGCTCGGAGACCTTCCGCCTCCGCATCACCGACCTCCCCGCCGTGACCAAGCTCGCCGTCGAGCTGCGCTTCCCGGCGTTCACCAACCTCCCGCCCGAGCGCGACGAGGATGGCGGCGACATCGCCGCCGTCGCCGGCACCGTCGCGATCATCGAACCGACCATCTCGCTGCCGGTCCGCGCCGGGACGCTCGTCTTCGACGATGGACGCAGTGTGCCCATGACGCTCGATGCGGCGGGGAAGCTGAGCGGCCGCTTCACGCTCCAGCGGAGCGGCTTCTACCGGGTGGACCTCGAGTCCGCCGACGGCCGCAAGGTGAGCGGCGGCGTCCAGTACGCGGTGGAGGTGCTCGAGGACCGCGCCCCCGAGGTGAGCATCACCACGCCGGGGCGGGACACCAAGGTCACCGCGCTCGAGGAGGTCACCATCGAGGCGAAGGCCTCCGACGACCACGGCGTCACGCGCCTCGAGCTGCGCTACCGCGTGAACGGCGGCGAGGAGCGCATGGTCGTGCTCGCCACGCCGGGCGCGGGCACCGAGGAGACGCAGGCGGCCCACACGCTGCTGCTCGAGGAACTCGGGCTCGAGCCCGGCGACCTCGTCGCCTACAACGCCGTCGCCCGCGATGCGACCGGGCACGAGACGCTGAGCGACGTCTACTTCCTGCAGGTGCGTCCGTTCTCGCGCAACTACACCGAGGCCGAGTCCAACGGCGGTGGCGGTGGCGGCGGGGGCGGGGGCGGCGAGGAGAGCCCCGGCGACCTGGTCCAGCGGCAGCGCGACATCGTCGCCGGCACCTACAACTGGGTGCGCGACAGCGCCCGCTCGCCGGAGGCCCGTCGCAACGAGGATGCGGCGACGCTCGCGATCGCGCAGGGGAAGCTCCGCGAGGACGTCGCCACCCTCGCCCAGCGCTTGCAGGAACGCGGCGTGGTGCAGCAGGACACGATGTTCAAGGTCATCCGCGACGCGCTCGTCGCCGGCGTCGCCGCCATGAAGAGCGCCGAGGAGGAACTCGGCACGCGCGATGGTCGCGGGGCGCTCCCGAGCGAGGAGAAGGCGCTCCGCGAGCTCCAGCGCGCCGACGCGCAGTACCGCGACATGCAGGTCCAGCGCGGGCAGCAGCAGGGCGGCGGTGGTGGCGGAGGCGGCGGGCAGAACGCCGAGGACCTCGCCGACATCTTCGAACTCGAGAACGACCGCGCGCAGAACCAGTACGAGGCGGTGCAGCAGCAGGCCACGCAGGGGGCCGCGCAGCAGGTGGACGAGACGCTCGAACGCATCCGGCAGCTCGCCGCGCGGCAGCAGCAGGAGAACGAGCGGCTCCAGCGCCAGGCCGAGGCGATGCGCGACCGCATGGGCCGCCAGGCCGGCGGCGGCGGTGGCGGGGCGCAGCGCGAACTCGCGCGTCAGGCCGAGGAGGAGGCGAGGCGGCTCGAGCGTCTCGCGCGCGAGCAGCAGTCGCCCGAGATGCAGCAGGCGGCGCAGCAGATGCAGCGCGCCGCCGATGCGATGCGCCGCGCGGCGACCGGGTCGGAGTCGCAGGGGAACGCGGCGCTCGAGGAACTCTCGCGCGCGGCGCGGGAGATCGAGGACTCGCGCAACGAGAACATCGCGCGTGACGTGCAGCGGCTCGCCGAGCAGGCGCGCGAGCTGCAGGAGCGGCAGAAGGAGGTCGCCGAAGGCGTGCGCCGCCTGCAGAGCGCCACCGGCGCCGAGCGCGCGAACCAGATGCGGCAGCTCGGCGAGCAGAAGGATGCGCTCTCGAACGATGTGCAGCGGCTCGAGGCCGAGGCGGAACGCGTCGCGCGCGAGGGCCGCCGTGACCAGCCTGGGGCATCGCGCGAACTGCGCGAGGCGGCCGAGGCGCTCCGCGATCAGCGGGTGCGCGACAAGATCCAGTTCTCCAAGTCGGTGATGCGGCAGGGGTCGCCCGAGTACGCGAACGCGTTCGAGGAGCAGATCGGCGCGAACATCGGCGAGGCGGCGGACAACCTGCGGGAGGCGGCGGGGGCGCTCAGTGGCGAGTCGGCGGAGCGGCGGCAGGAGCGGACGCTCGAGTCGGCGCGCGAGTTGGTGAGAGGCGTGGAGGCGATCGGGGAGCGGTTGCGGGATGCGGAGGGAACTGCTTCACCACAGAGGGCACAGAGGGCACAGAGGGCACAGAGTACGGCGGAGGCGGGGCAGCAGGGTGAGGGACAGCAAGGGCAGGGACAACAAGGGCAGGGACAACAAGGGCAGGGACAGCAGGGACAGCAGGGGCAGCAAGGACAGCAGGGGCAGGGGCAGGGGCAGGAGGGGCAGGGACAGCAAGGCCAGGGTGGCCAAGGCCAACGCGGCCAGCAGGATGGCCGCGGACAGGGTGGGCAGGCGGCTGACGGACGCGACGGCGGGAATCCGCGCACCGGTGCACGCGCCGGGCGTGCGCCGGCGATCGATCCGCGGCAACTCGCGCGCGAGTTCGGCCTGCGCCGCGGCGACGCGGAGCAGCTCCGCGCGCTCGCGCGCGAACAGGGGGTCGCGACCGGCGAGCTCGATCGCGCCATCGACGAGTTGCGCCGGCTCGAGGCCGCGCGCGTCGCCGGCGATCCCGCGGCCGTCGCCGCGCTGCAGGCCGCCGCGCTCGAACGCCTGAAGAGCTTCGAGTTCTCGCTCTTCCAGCAGCTCGTCGAGAAGGGCGGTCCGCGCTCGTCCCTCGGCGCGCGTGCGCCCGTGCCGAGCGAGTATCGCGCGCAGGTCGAGGAGTACTATCGTTCCCTCGCCCGTCCGCAGTCCCCGCCCCCCGCTACGCCGCGCCCTTGA
- a CDS encoding BatA domain-containing protein, with amino-acid sequence MGFLVPAFLAGLAALGIPLLMHLRDRNEETPMRFPSLMFLVRLPIRTSDRRRVTDWPLLLLRALAVAVLVLAFSRPFFGKAAESSSAGRVRTVVLLLDRSMSMGYAGTWEAARDSARAVLSSLGADDQVSVVLFDEEAELAQAWTNDKAVARTIVDATTPVARGTRFGAALRVARSALIGAPPGAPEFVIVTDLQRSGLAGVAGLELPKGLPLRVVQVAAETRPNTSLRAVEARRIVDGQRVLLQVLARAVTRDLPAPRSARFTLRLAGRDVGTRTATLQPNGELAVVFDAIPAPATAVEGEVAVDADALAGDDRFHFALPADDGIAVQLVVPDDLQKDETLYLERALGIGRAPAVRVERRRPGTLDAATLDRSGAVIFWDVTPPTGAAAARFTQWIEAGGGAIVLAGPRLGARRIADLAGVAALAGSADRRAGGGAMLGEVREEHPVFSPFRAAQAALTAPRFQRYARLEPAVGSDVLARFDDGAPAVIERVQGEGRVILLAVAFDARESDLPLQPAFLPLTRRLALHASGHESTPLARTTGESWAPRRVRREPVVAAPDGTLIRPEGTGAGAALLLQQVGVYAAYAGRVDGAPRERAAVNVAPGESDLVVASPADLLLGVGESADSTLQGLTAPTSIELESRQRVWRWLIVLAALLLLGESVIASQGWRGRARRATLVSPERSPG; translated from the coding sequence ATGGGTTTCCTCGTCCCCGCCTTCCTCGCCGGCCTCGCCGCCCTCGGCATCCCGCTGCTGATGCACCTGCGCGACCGCAACGAGGAGACGCCCATGCGGTTCCCGTCGCTGATGTTCCTCGTGCGGCTCCCCATCCGCACGAGCGACCGCCGGCGCGTGACCGACTGGCCGCTGCTCCTCCTGCGCGCGCTCGCCGTCGCCGTGCTCGTGCTCGCCTTCTCCCGGCCCTTCTTCGGCAAGGCCGCCGAGTCGAGCAGCGCCGGGCGTGTCCGCACCGTCGTGTTGCTCCTCGACCGTTCGATGAGCATGGGGTACGCCGGCACCTGGGAGGCCGCACGCGACTCCGCGCGCGCCGTCCTCTCCTCGCTCGGCGCCGACGACCAGGTGAGCGTCGTGCTGTTCGACGAGGAAGCGGAACTCGCGCAGGCGTGGACGAACGACAAGGCCGTCGCGCGGACGATCGTCGACGCGACCACTCCCGTCGCGCGCGGGACACGCTTCGGCGCGGCGCTGCGCGTGGCGCGGAGCGCGCTCATCGGCGCGCCGCCGGGCGCCCCCGAGTTCGTGATCGTCACCGATCTCCAGCGCAGCGGACTCGCCGGCGTCGCCGGACTCGAGCTGCCCAAGGGGCTGCCGCTGCGCGTCGTGCAGGTCGCCGCGGAAACGCGGCCGAACACGTCGCTCCGCGCCGTCGAGGCGCGACGCATCGTCGATGGCCAGCGCGTCTTGCTCCAGGTGCTCGCGCGCGCGGTGACGCGGGATCTCCCGGCGCCGCGGAGCGCCCGGTTCACGCTCCGCCTCGCCGGTCGGGACGTGGGGACGCGCACCGCGACCCTGCAGCCCAACGGCGAGCTCGCCGTCGTCTTCGACGCCATCCCCGCACCGGCCACCGCCGTCGAAGGGGAGGTCGCCGTCGACGCCGACGCCCTCGCCGGTGACGATCGCTTCCACTTCGCGCTCCCGGCCGACGACGGCATCGCCGTGCAGCTCGTCGTGCCCGATGACCTGCAGAAGGACGAGACGCTGTACCTCGAGCGCGCGCTCGGCATCGGCCGCGCGCCCGCGGTGCGCGTGGAGCGGCGACGCCCCGGCACGCTCGACGCGGCGACGCTCGACCGCTCCGGCGCCGTGATCTTCTGGGATGTCACCCCACCCACCGGCGCGGCGGCCGCGCGCTTCACGCAGTGGATCGAAGCGGGCGGCGGCGCGATCGTGCTCGCCGGTCCGCGGCTCGGCGCGCGCCGGATCGCCGATCTCGCGGGCGTGGCCGCGCTCGCCGGCAGTGCGGATCGGCGCGCGGGCGGCGGCGCGATGCTCGGCGAGGTGCGCGAGGAGCATCCGGTCTTCTCGCCGTTCCGCGCCGCGCAGGCCGCGCTCACCGCGCCGCGCTTCCAGCGCTACGCGCGCCTCGAACCCGCCGTCGGCAGCGACGTCCTCGCACGCTTCGACGATGGCGCACCCGCGGTCATCGAGCGCGTGCAAGGCGAAGGGCGCGTGATCCTCCTCGCGGTCGCCTTCGACGCGCGCGAGAGCGACCTGCCGCTCCAGCCCGCCTTCCTCCCGCTCACGCGTCGGCTCGCGCTGCACGCCTCCGGGCACGAGTCCACCCCGCTCGCGCGCACCACCGGAGAGAGCTGGGCACCGCGCCGAGTGCGACGCGAGCCCGTCGTCGCCGCCCCGGACGGCACGCTCATCCGCCCCGAGGGGACCGGCGCCGGGGCGGCGCTCCTCCTGCAACAGGTGGGGGTGTACGCCGCCTACGCGGGACGCGTCGACGGCGCGCCGCGCGAGCGCGCGGCGGTCAACGTCGCGCCCGGCGAGTCCGACCTCGTCGTGGCGAGCCCCGCCGACCTCCTCCTCGGGGTCGGCGAATCCGCCGACTCCACGCTGCAGGGTCTCACCGCCCCGACGTCCATCGAACTCGAGTCGCGCCAGCGCGTCTGGCGCTGGCTCATCGTGCTCGCCGCGCTCCTGCTCCTCGGGGAGAGCGTGATCGCCTCGCAGGGCTGGCGCGGACGTGCGCGCCGCGCCACTCTCGTCTCACCCGAGCGGAGCCCAGGATGA
- a CDS encoding DUF58 domain-containing protein, with product MPSFETFLDPALLTRISDLPLLARTVVDGFMHGLHRSAKKGLSLDFAEHRQYQPGDDLRRIDWKAYARTDRFYIKEYEADTNAGVLFALDVSGSMDYASGAVNKFAYARMLVASLAWLTQRQGDRIGLATFAGTLQEMIPPSTRHLQLLFHALGRATPVGEGKLPLAIDKVADVANRPGIIVVVTDCYDEPAAIGRSIDTLRARGHDVLVFHLLDAAEEEFPFEAATVFEDGESGLRMPLRPEEVRARYLAMWGAHRAALEQRFAAGGVDYIPIRTDEPLDRALYAYLDHRLSRSRVR from the coding sequence ATGCCGTCCTTCGAGACCTTCCTCGACCCCGCCCTGCTGACCCGCATCTCCGACCTCCCGCTCCTCGCGCGGACGGTCGTCGACGGCTTCATGCACGGCCTGCACCGGTCGGCCAAGAAGGGCCTCAGCCTGGACTTCGCCGAGCACCGCCAGTACCAGCCGGGCGACGACCTGCGGCGGATCGACTGGAAGGCCTACGCCCGCACCGACCGCTTCTACATCAAGGAGTACGAGGCCGACACGAACGCCGGCGTGCTCTTCGCGCTCGACGTCTCCGGCTCGATGGACTACGCGTCGGGCGCCGTGAACAAGTTCGCCTACGCGCGCATGCTCGTCGCCTCGCTCGCCTGGCTCACGCAGCGACAGGGGGACCGCATCGGCCTCGCCACCTTCGCCGGCACACTGCAGGAGATGATCCCGCCGAGCACGCGGCATCTCCAGTTGCTGTTCCACGCCCTCGGGCGCGCGACGCCGGTCGGGGAAGGGAAGCTGCCGCTCGCGATCGACAAGGTCGCCGATGTCGCGAATCGCCCCGGCATCATCGTCGTCGTGACCGACTGTTACGACGAGCCCGCAGCGATCGGCCGGTCGATCGACACGCTGCGCGCGCGTGGGCATGACGTGCTCGTCTTCCATCTGCTCGACGCCGCCGAGGAGGAGTTCCCGTTCGAGGCGGCCACCGTCTTCGAGGACGGGGAGAGCGGGCTGCGGATGCCGCTCCGGCCGGAGGAGGTCAGGGCGCGGTATCTCGCGATGTGGGGCGCGCACCGCGCCGCGCTCGAGCAGCGCTTCGCCGCCGGCGGCGTGGACTACATCCCCATCCGCACCGACGAACCCCTCGACCGCGCGCTCTACGCCTATCTCGACCACCGCCTCTCGCGGAGCCGGGTGCGCTGA
- a CDS encoding MoxR family ATPase yields the protein MTAPADALAGLDDGALADRLHAAGGRITAELRKVIVGQDAVVEQALIALFAGGNCLLVGVPGLAKTLLISTMARALDLKFSRIQFTPDLMPSDVTGTDVIQDDPATGQRRLAFMAGPVFANVLLADEINRTPPKTQSALLEAMQEKRVTVQGRTYELDPPFFVFATQNPIELEGTYPLPEAQLDRFMLEVLLDYLPEEDEVAVVKATTALPPEAVQPVVSKAEILAFQKVVRRVPVADAVTRYAVTLVRTSRPGPTAPDFIKSYVNYGASVRAAQALILGAKARALLQGRAHVGYEDVQALARPVLRHRLILNFQAQSEKVTTDRIIEQLVAAVPTPKSKL from the coding sequence GTGACCGCACCCGCAGATGCCCTCGCCGGACTCGATGACGGCGCGCTCGCCGACCGCCTGCACGCGGCGGGGGGCCGCATCACCGCCGAGCTTCGGAAGGTGATCGTCGGGCAGGATGCCGTGGTGGAACAGGCGCTCATCGCGCTCTTCGCCGGCGGCAACTGCCTCCTCGTCGGCGTGCCCGGGCTCGCGAAGACACTGCTCATCTCGACGATGGCACGCGCCCTCGACCTCAAGTTCTCGCGCATCCAGTTCACCCCCGACCTCATGCCGAGCGACGTGACGGGGACCGACGTGATCCAGGACGACCCGGCGACCGGTCAGCGCCGGCTCGCCTTCATGGCCGGTCCGGTGTTCGCCAACGTGCTGCTCGCCGACGAGATCAACCGCACGCCGCCCAAGACGCAGTCGGCGCTACTGGAGGCGATGCAGGAGAAGCGCGTGACGGTGCAGGGGCGCACCTACGAGCTCGACCCGCCGTTCTTCGTCTTCGCGACGCAGAATCCGATCGAACTCGAAGGCACCTACCCGCTCCCCGAGGCCCAGCTCGACCGCTTCATGCTCGAGGTCCTGCTCGACTACCTGCCGGAGGAGGACGAGGTCGCGGTGGTGAAGGCGACGACCGCGCTGCCGCCGGAGGCGGTGCAGCCGGTGGTGTCGAAGGCCGAGATCCTCGCCTTCCAGAAGGTGGTCCGCCGCGTTCCCGTCGCCGACGCCGTGACCCGCTACGCGGTGACCCTGGTGCGCACGAGCCGCCCAGGCCCAACGGCCCCCGATTTCATCAAGAGCTACGTGAACTACGGCGCCTCCGTCCGCGCGGCCCAGGCCCTCATTCTGGGCGCCAAGGCCCGCGCCCTATTGCAGGGCCGCGCCCACGTCGGGTACGAGGATGTGCAGGCCCTCGCACGCCCTGTGCTCCGTCACCGCCTGATCCTGAACTTCCAGGCCCAGAGCGAGAAGGTGACCACCGACCGGATCATCGAACAGCTGGTCGCCGCCGTACCGACCCCCAAGTCCAAGCTGTGA
- a CDS encoding DUF4159 domain-containing protein, which translates to MNWRRLVLLAALCAAAPLEAQRGRRNRFTEPGDNPPYDGRVTFVRLRYEMGMDQDVGRFGGGDVPWSHDYPRGERNFTQILSELTTIRVRTAESAVMRVTDPQLGRYPVAYMAEPGFWRPNDVEVAAMRTYLAKGGFVMFDDFRGNHWFNLEAQMRRVLPALRFVPIDGTHPIFDAFYRVPHPEELTSYSGTVPTFWALFEDNDPKRRMIALAYRDGDLSEYWEFSGQGFAPVDLENEAYKLGINFLVYSLSR; encoded by the coding sequence ATGAACTGGCGACGCTTGGTCTTGCTCGCCGCGCTGTGCGCCGCCGCTCCGCTCGAGGCGCAGCGGGGCCGCCGGAATCGTTTCACCGAGCCCGGCGACAATCCCCCGTACGACGGCCGCGTCACCTTCGTCCGCCTGCGCTACGAGATGGGGATGGACCAGGACGTCGGTCGCTTCGGTGGCGGGGACGTCCCTTGGTCGCACGATTACCCGCGCGGCGAGCGGAACTTCACGCAGATCCTGAGCGAGCTCACGACGATCCGCGTGCGGACCGCGGAGAGTGCGGTGATGCGCGTGACCGACCCGCAGCTCGGTCGCTATCCCGTCGCGTACATGGCCGAGCCGGGCTTCTGGCGCCCCAACGACGTGGAGGTCGCCGCGATGCGGACCTACCTCGCCAAGGGCGGGTTCGTGATGTTCGACGACTTCCGCGGCAACCACTGGTTCAACCTCGAGGCGCAGATGCGCCGCGTGCTCCCCGCGCTGCGGTTCGTGCCGATCGATGGCACGCACCCGATCTTCGACGCGTTCTACCGCGTGCCGCACCCCGAGGAGCTCACGTCATACAGCGGCACCGTGCCCACCTTCTGGGCGCTCTTCGAGGACAACGACCCGAAGCGGCGCATGATCGCCCTCGCGTATCGGGATGGCGACCTCTCGGAGTACTGGGAGTTCTCGGGGCAGGGCTTCGCCCCGGTGGACCTCGAGAACGAAGCGTACAAGCTCGGCATCAACTTCCTCGTCTATTCGCTCAGCCGCTGA
- a CDS encoding FAD-dependent oxidoreductase yields the protein MRIGMEVAVVGGGIAGLSAAWRLSARHRVTLIERHAVAGMDAHSLDLPHDGQSFRIDVPLRVIYEGYYPTLIALYHRLGVKLERTNYAGAFSRLDGPVYYRYANWLVGGRSVPLPAFPLGGAAMRINRDLIRFFRMAPAELRRLGDDEEPLGSWLDRSGLGHEFTEGFLIPTFAAVCTCSNAAVRAYPARVILEYLTRGLTFGGVRRVVHGTREVVARLTEPLAEVRCGVSVRAIRPAPDGVRISWDGGEQRFDQVVVATQANQAAAMLDAGYRRERDALERFAYESSEVAVHTDARLAPTERRHWAPVNLIQSPEHDKPMATIWMNRVQPALRDASPVFQTWNPIRDPHPDSVRARSRFERPVVNAASLVGAREMAMLHAQHGRRLWFCGSYLGPGIPLLESAATTAEKVALAIDDVSGTLARSA from the coding sequence GTGCGCATCGGGATGGAAGTGGCGGTCGTGGGTGGTGGCATCGCCGGACTCTCGGCCGCGTGGCGGCTGAGTGCCCGCCACCGCGTGACGCTCATCGAGCGGCATGCGGTGGCCGGGATGGATGCGCATTCGCTCGACCTGCCGCACGACGGGCAATCGTTCCGCATCGACGTGCCGCTGCGCGTGATCTACGAGGGGTACTATCCCACGCTCATCGCGTTGTATCACCGGCTGGGCGTGAAGCTGGAGCGGACCAACTACGCCGGGGCGTTCAGCCGGCTCGACGGGCCGGTCTACTACCGCTACGCCAACTGGCTGGTGGGCGGGCGCTCGGTCCCCCTCCCCGCCTTCCCGCTCGGCGGCGCCGCGATGCGCATCAACCGCGACCTCATCCGGTTCTTCCGGATGGCGCCGGCGGAACTGCGCCGGCTGGGCGATGACGAGGAGCCGCTCGGCTCCTGGCTCGACCGGAGCGGGCTGGGACACGAGTTCACGGAAGGGTTCCTCATCCCGACGTTCGCCGCCGTCTGCACCTGCTCCAATGCCGCGGTGCGCGCCTATCCGGCGCGCGTCATCCTCGAGTACCTCACGCGCGGCCTCACGTTCGGGGGCGTGCGCCGGGTGGTGCACGGTACGCGCGAGGTCGTCGCGCGCCTGACGGAGCCGCTCGCCGAGGTGCGCTGCGGAGTGAGCGTCCGCGCGATCCGTCCCGCGCCGGACGGCGTGCGGATCTCGTGGGACGGAGGCGAGCAGCGATTCGACCAGGTGGTCGTGGCGACGCAGGCGAACCAGGCCGCGGCGATGCTCGACGCCGGCTATCGCCGCGAGCGTGACGCGCTCGAGCGCTTCGCCTACGAGTCGAGCGAGGTCGCGGTGCACACCGACGCGCGCCTCGCCCCGACGGAACGCCGGCACTGGGCGCCGGTGAACCTCATCCAGAGCCCGGAGCACGACAAGCCGATGGCGACCATCTGGATGAACCGGGTGCAGCCCGCGCTGCGCGACGCCTCACCCGTGTTCCAGACGTGGAATCCCATCCGCGACCCGCACCCCGATTCGGTGCGGGCGCGCTCGCGCTTCGAGCGGCCGGTAGTGAACGCGGCCTCGCTCGTCGGCGCGCGCGAGATGGCGATGCTGCACGCGCAGCATGGACGGCGGCTCTGGTTCTGCGGCTCCTATCTCGGCCCCGGGATCCCGTTGCTGGAGAGTGCCGCGACGACCGCGGAGAAGGTCGCGCTCGCGATCGACGACGTGAGCGGGACGCTCGCGCGGAGCGCCTAG